tatggacattatgatgtcatatcactaccatatttgggcacatcactcccatatttgggcatagcactcctagtttgatagtgtagacagagctttatagattGGGTGCTACCTAGTGAGATCAAATTCTTTCATATCATTTTTCATATTCTtgctaaatataaaaataagggAACGATGGTGCTGtaaatttattgaattttgtGTGAAAGAAAGTGATTTTGAACCGTTCAAAAAACAGTCTctgtataaattaaaatatagaaagTGATTGCAAAACGAATTAATGAACAGGGCATTTACTGACCTTGAGGTCGTTTGATGTGACACAGTGACCGACATGCAATCTGTCCTGTGATTGGTTAACCTGCTATTAATAATTTCTAGTCGTGGACACTGAAGAAGCCTAATGAAATAATTATACCATTGTCAATATATTAAAGTACAAGTTTCTTAATAGAATTATTTAAGTGTACTTATATTTTACCAGATATTGTTGGCTTCTTACAAATACAGAAACAATGCAATTTCAGACTAAATTGTGATTACacgcaataaaaaaaaagttcagaATTCTTTTAAAGATGTACACAAGTTGATTTCAGTTCAATTGTTAATTTTTACAACTCTGCTATGATGACTTCTATTTCATCTTTTGAGAACATGTGAAATTCACCTTTAGCGGACACTGAGGCAACCTGTAAGAGACGTTACTTGAATGATAAATACTCACAAAATATGCAATATAGAATAATAAACTCACATTTAACTTTAAATATAATGGTAAGTTCCAACTTAAATCATTTTCACACAGcaacaattttgtttataattaataagGAATTAGCTTTGCATTTACTAATacagttttaattaattgagcactttgtggatatgtgcgctttataaatattattacctTATCTCTTAAATACACCTTTAAGAGACACAATTTAATGTATGCATGTAATTGTAATTGTGTGAATCAACTGGACAGTGAGTGGCTACTACTATTGATGTTACCATATTTACCTCTACATTTGTTGCTCCTAATTTTTCTTCCATAACTTGCTTCAAAATGACTAGCGACTCTTTTGTGGCTTCTTTTAGAGTCATTgactaaaaaaagaaattaaatcaatcagaaactgagtgaaatACTGGGCAAAACGCAGAAAGCACACCCTTTATTATATCAGCCTATATTAAAGATACAGATTTTTgttcctttttattttattcaatcgaaaccaacagcgataattaccgccactaacaggtttgatactaACAGAACCAGGACTAAAGCACCTTGATTAGTCCTaacaagggcttctctcgtccagtgcccaccttgaccagaggaaaggcatgggccaatacgtctgaggcaaATACCAGATGCAGGGGTTGCCATAAGAGACAGCAATGCTGATTTAAAATGCCTAACAGGACCCAGCTCTATCTACAGCACCTGATGATAAATAGAATAGAGTGTTTACCTTGTGGTATACTTCTTGTAATTGTGATTGTGCGCCCTCTGAACCTGACCCGATCGCCTTCGCATTAAACTTTATAAACGTACCAGAAGGATCCATATGAAATCtgttaataagaataataataataatgaaaatttaTAAAGCACTCTTAAACTGCTGTCTTGCAGATCTATGAAATGACActaaaattgaatttataaatttcaaattaaatgcaaaaaatgTTACTTACAGTTGTGGGCCTTCCTTATCAACACCGGCAAACAGTAAGGCGACACCGAACGGACGACtctgaaataaaaacatgaaatgtAATATTTGAAAACTtgtaactttattttaatttaaaatcttgAATGTTCATTTCCTGGCCTCATGGATTATTACACAATTATGGTCAACCAATATTGTACTGACTGAAATTGTAACCAAAAAGCATGGACCTTACACAAGAAAAACGCCATtttctgtaatataaattttattatacTAGAGGTCACTGTGATGTTACATACATACCATGACTTTGACTgactattatataattaaaccAATATTGTACTGACTGAAATTGTAACCAAAAAGCATGGACCTCACACAAGAAAAACTCCATTTTCTGCaagtataaatttaattatactagAGGTTAGAGGTCACTGTGATGTGACATACTTACCATGACTTTGACGTCAGATTTGTCATCACCAAATTGCAGTGCTAAGTTTGATACTGATTGTGTAACACTTTCTACTGACATGTGTTCATTATATGTAAACCAATgattctgaaaaaaataaatacaatatttaattttacatcaCTTCAACATTTCTAAGTTAGGTTTTAAAAAACCAGTTGTCAGATATAACAAATGTGTTTAGAAAAAACAGTGTtaagtaaatgtttttaattaagtcagttttgaaaataactttggcaaataatttgtatttttccaTTAAATAAGATAGAAAGTCTTAGTTTCTCACTTAAGCGCTTCTTGACTTTCATGACTTAAGCAAAAACTCTGGATCTGGCAAATAATTTGACATGTTAGTTTTTCTGAAATCTTAGATGCAATTCATGAAGTCTATTCAATAATTAAGACAAAAAGTCTGAAAATGTACTGTACCTGAGCATCAACTCTTGCTCTGTCTATAAGGGTTCTAGCATCAGCTATCAGGCCACTCATAGCACAGACAATGTGACTATCAATCTCTACAATCTTCTCAATACTTGATGGTTCAATAAGAGGTGACGTAATTCTTTTTTCAACTGCGAGTACTACACCATCTGAGGTCTTGATGCCAATAGCTGTTGAACCAAGCTACATAGGGAAAGAGATTAAATGTATACTAAAGGACGAATCATGTACAGTGCATGGTGGTTATATATCTGTATATAAGATAATGATATTGCATACAACCATAATGGTTCAGGGAAGGTTCCAAACTTCATTTGAAAACCAGGGGCAGGTTAGGTATTTTTCCTAGCAAAATATTTGGCAAAATGTATATAATCATGTAACAGTGTAGGGTGGTTATCTATATTATGAATTGCTTGCTTATGCAAGCAACCTTACAAAAATGAGGTATCAAAATAATTGAATTGGTTCTGGGTTTTAAACTTCATTTGAAAACCACACTATTTTCTAAGTTATGAAACTGAATGTGTTTTTTTCTTACACATCCAACACCAACTTGATGCTTAAAACTACACCATGCTTATAAACTCATTTGGAATTTTAGGGAGTGGAGTAGAAACTCTCTTTAAGAGCAACTGCagaacatattattaataattaatttaatgtaaaatattataattcatCCAAATACTGGATAGATAATATTTATGGGTAGAGATTTAACATATCTATATATTTCACAGTAGTCAATGAAGCCACGGTGTTTCTTAAACGGTATGGATGTTGAGAGAGACTAACCTTAATAGCTTCTATGGCATACTCTACTTGGAAGATCCTACCCTCAGGTGAGAATGTGTTGACACCTCTGAAAATGGAGAAAAAATGTAACTGTTATTTCAAATGACATCAGCATTTCAAGATGAaggcactcagaaactgagtgaagtacttggaaAACAAATCTAAAGCAAGTACTGTACTTAGCAAAAttctattttgccaagtaataaatattgaaattcaatggtcattaaattttaaaaagcaaaagATGATAGGACATTATGTTAAGTCCAGCACTTCATATACAAATTCTGAATCCAATATTAAGGGTGGTCATTAATTGTCAAAAAAACAGAATTAGATTGCCATGCCGATAGAtcaacaatcaatcaataacatATACTATTTACAGACATTCCAAATTTGGAAAATCAAATATCAGAGGAGAGTTGAGGGGTTTAAAATCTGGGAAAGGAAGGCAGGGATGTGGAAAAGAAGATGATTCTTCATGTTCACAAACAATTAGTTTTACCTGTCATATTCTGATCGTGTCTGGAACATCCTGGACAATTTGAAATCTAAAAAGTAATAATAGTTgataattacataatttattttaatttgtgtgTTGTTTGAATATTCTGTCTCAATGCAGTATTATCCATTCCTAGCgctttcttttaaaataaaaaaaatgtcaaatataTCATTCAATTCCCACTAATCTAATATACAGTCTACCCGGGCTTAAATACTTAATTAGCTTTAGCTATATACTCTTATAGTAGGC
This DNA window, taken from Antedon mediterranea chromosome 9, ecAntMedi1.1, whole genome shotgun sequence, encodes the following:
- the LOC140059433 gene encoding proteasome subunit alpha type-5-like, with protein sequence MFQTRSEYDRGVNTFSPEGRIFQVEYAIEAIKLGSTAIGIKTSDGVVLAVEKRITSPLIEPSSIEKIVEIDSHIVCAMSGLIADARTLIDRARVDAQNHWFTYNEHMSVESVTQSVSNLALQFGDDKSDVKVMSRPFGVALLFAGVDKEGPQLFHMDPSGTFIKFNAKAIGSGSEGAQSQLQEVYHKSMTLKEATKESLVILKQVMEEKLGATNVEVASVSAKGEFHMFSKDEIEVIIAEL